A genome region from Oncorhynchus masou masou isolate Uvic2021 chromosome 14, UVic_Omas_1.1, whole genome shotgun sequence includes the following:
- the LOC135553778 gene encoding myosin-11-like isoform X2: protein MAADSASDDSKFLRQDDDFRNSGVGQADWSAKKMVWIPSEKEGFEAASIKEEKGDDVLVELANGRKATVNKDDIQKMNPPKFSKVEDMAALTCLNEASVLHNLKERYFSSLIYTYSGLFCVVVNPYKMLPIYSEKIIQIYKGKKRHEVPPHIYSITDNAYRNMMQEREDQSILCTGESGAGKTENTKKVIQYLAVVASSHKGSKKDTGADAPTTLVKGELEKQLLQANPILEAFGNAKTIKNDNSSRFVINSQFTHAQTLLHTLFKQNYTCIFFSCQIKFIHSFHHSLHITTNLIKAFNSDPESFPV from the exons ATGGCTGCCGACTCCGCCTCTGACGACAGCAAGTTCCTGCGACAGGACGACGACTTCAGGAACAGTGGTGTGGggcaggctgattggtcggccaaGAAGATGGTGTGGATCCCGTCAGAGAAGGAGGGGTTTGAGGCCGCCAGCAtcaaggaggagaagggagacgaT gtgCTGGTAGAGTTGGCTAACGGTAGGAAAGCGACAGTCAACAAGGATGACATCCAGAAGATGAACCCTCCTAAGTTCAGTAAGGTGGAGGACATGGCAGCTCTAACCTGTCTCAACGAGGCCTCTGTCCTCCACAACCTCAAAGAGAGGTACTTCTCCAGCCTCATCTAT acGTATTCAGGTCTGTTCTGTGTGGTGGTGAACCCCTATAAGATGCTTCCTATCTACTCAGAGAAGATCATTCAGATTTATAAGGGGAAGAAACGCCACGAGGTTCCTCCTCATATCTACTCCATCACTGATAACGCTTACAGGAACATGATGCAag aGCGTGAGGACCAGTCAATTCTGTGCAC AGGTGAGTCTGGTGCAGGGAAGACGGAGAACACGAAGAAGGTGATCCAGTATCTGGCGGTGGTGGCTTCCTCTCACAAGGGCAGCAAGAAGGacactggagct GATGCACCAACAACACTAGTCAAG GGGGAGCTAGAGAAGCAGCTGCTGCAGGCTAACCCCATACTGGAAGCCTTCGGGAACGCCAAGACCATCAAGAACGACAACTCCTCACGATTCGTAATTAACTCACAGTTTACACACGCTCAGACACTATTACACACACTTTTCAAACAAAActatacatgtatttttttttcatGTCAAAttaaattcattcattcattccatcactctctccacaTTACTACTAACTTAATTAAAGCTTTTAACTCGGACCCAGAGTCTTTCCCGGTTTGA
- the LOC135553778 gene encoding myosin-11-like isoform X1, giving the protein MAADSASDDSKFLRQDDDFRNSGVGQADWSAKKMVWIPSEKEGFEAASIKEEKGDDVLVELANGRKATVNKDDIQKMNPPKFSKVEDMAALTCLNEASVLHNLKERYFSSLIYTYSGLFCVVVNPYKMLPIYSEKIIQIYKGKKRHEVPPHIYSITDNAYRNMMQEREDQSILCTGESGAGKTENTKKVIQYLAVVASSHKGSKKDTGAEKPEKPGSLAYGELEKQLLQANPILEAFGNAKTIKNDNSSRFVINSQFTHAQTLLHTLFKQNYTCIFFSCQIKFIHSFHHSLHITTNLIKAFNSDPESFPV; this is encoded by the exons ATGGCTGCCGACTCCGCCTCTGACGACAGCAAGTTCCTGCGACAGGACGACGACTTCAGGAACAGTGGTGTGGggcaggctgattggtcggccaaGAAGATGGTGTGGATCCCGTCAGAGAAGGAGGGGTTTGAGGCCGCCAGCAtcaaggaggagaagggagacgaT gtgCTGGTAGAGTTGGCTAACGGTAGGAAAGCGACAGTCAACAAGGATGACATCCAGAAGATGAACCCTCCTAAGTTCAGTAAGGTGGAGGACATGGCAGCTCTAACCTGTCTCAACGAGGCCTCTGTCCTCCACAACCTCAAAGAGAGGTACTTCTCCAGCCTCATCTAT acGTATTCAGGTCTGTTCTGTGTGGTGGTGAACCCCTATAAGATGCTTCCTATCTACTCAGAGAAGATCATTCAGATTTATAAGGGGAAGAAACGCCACGAGGTTCCTCCTCATATCTACTCCATCACTGATAACGCTTACAGGAACATGATGCAag aGCGTGAGGACCAGTCAATTCTGTGCAC AGGTGAGTCTGGTGCAGGGAAGACGGAGAACACGAAGAAGGTGATCCAGTATCTGGCGGTGGTGGCTTCCTCTCACAAGGGCAGCAAGAAGGacactggagct GAGAAGCCAGAGAAGCCTGGGTCTCTGGCCTAT GGGGAGCTAGAGAAGCAGCTGCTGCAGGCTAACCCCATACTGGAAGCCTTCGGGAACGCCAAGACCATCAAGAACGACAACTCCTCACGATTCGTAATTAACTCACAGTTTACACACGCTCAGACACTATTACACACACTTTTCAAACAAAActatacatgtatttttttttcatGTCAAAttaaattcattcattcattccatcactctctccacaTTACTACTAACTTAATTAAAGCTTTTAACTCGGACCCAGAGTCTTTCCCGGTTTGA
- the LOC135553778 gene encoding myosin-11-like isoform X3, translating into MAADSASDDSKFLRQDDDFRNSGVGQADWSAKKMVWIPSEKEGFEAASIKEEKGDDVLVELANGRKATVNKDDIQKMNPPKFSKVEDMAALTCLNEASVLHNLKERYFSSLIYTYSGLFCVVVNPYKMLPIYSEKIIQIYKGKKRHEVPPHIYSITDNAYRNMMQEREDQSILCTGESGAGKTENTKKVIQYLAVVASSHKGSKKDTGAGELEKQLLQANPILEAFGNAKTIKNDNSSRFVINSQFTHAQTLLHTLFKQNYTCIFFSCQIKFIHSFHHSLHITTNLIKAFNSDPESFPV; encoded by the exons ATGGCTGCCGACTCCGCCTCTGACGACAGCAAGTTCCTGCGACAGGACGACGACTTCAGGAACAGTGGTGTGGggcaggctgattggtcggccaaGAAGATGGTGTGGATCCCGTCAGAGAAGGAGGGGTTTGAGGCCGCCAGCAtcaaggaggagaagggagacgaT gtgCTGGTAGAGTTGGCTAACGGTAGGAAAGCGACAGTCAACAAGGATGACATCCAGAAGATGAACCCTCCTAAGTTCAGTAAGGTGGAGGACATGGCAGCTCTAACCTGTCTCAACGAGGCCTCTGTCCTCCACAACCTCAAAGAGAGGTACTTCTCCAGCCTCATCTAT acGTATTCAGGTCTGTTCTGTGTGGTGGTGAACCCCTATAAGATGCTTCCTATCTACTCAGAGAAGATCATTCAGATTTATAAGGGGAAGAAACGCCACGAGGTTCCTCCTCATATCTACTCCATCACTGATAACGCTTACAGGAACATGATGCAag aGCGTGAGGACCAGTCAATTCTGTGCAC AGGTGAGTCTGGTGCAGGGAAGACGGAGAACACGAAGAAGGTGATCCAGTATCTGGCGGTGGTGGCTTCCTCTCACAAGGGCAGCAAGAAGGacactggagct GGGGAGCTAGAGAAGCAGCTGCTGCAGGCTAACCCCATACTGGAAGCCTTCGGGAACGCCAAGACCATCAAGAACGACAACTCCTCACGATTCGTAATTAACTCACAGTTTACACACGCTCAGACACTATTACACACACTTTTCAAACAAAActatacatgtatttttttttcatGTCAAAttaaattcattcattcattccatcactctctccacaTTACTACTAACTTAATTAAAGCTTTTAACTCGGACCCAGAGTCTTTCCCGGTTTGA
- the LOC135553778 gene encoding myosin-11-like isoform X4 — translation MAADSASDDSKFLRQDDDFRNSGVGQADWSAKKMVWIPSEKEGFEAASIKEEKGDDVLVELANGRKATVNKDDIQKMNPPKFSKVEDMAALTCLNEASVLHNLKERYFSSLIYTYSGLFCVVVNPYKMLPIYSEKIIQIYKGKKRHEVPPHIYSITDNAYRNMMQEREDQSILCTGESGAGKTENTKKVIQYLAVVASSHKGSKKDTGADAPTTLVKV, via the exons ATGGCTGCCGACTCCGCCTCTGACGACAGCAAGTTCCTGCGACAGGACGACGACTTCAGGAACAGTGGTGTGGggcaggctgattggtcggccaaGAAGATGGTGTGGATCCCGTCAGAGAAGGAGGGGTTTGAGGCCGCCAGCAtcaaggaggagaagggagacgaT gtgCTGGTAGAGTTGGCTAACGGTAGGAAAGCGACAGTCAACAAGGATGACATCCAGAAGATGAACCCTCCTAAGTTCAGTAAGGTGGAGGACATGGCAGCTCTAACCTGTCTCAACGAGGCCTCTGTCCTCCACAACCTCAAAGAGAGGTACTTCTCCAGCCTCATCTAT acGTATTCAGGTCTGTTCTGTGTGGTGGTGAACCCCTATAAGATGCTTCCTATCTACTCAGAGAAGATCATTCAGATTTATAAGGGGAAGAAACGCCACGAGGTTCCTCCTCATATCTACTCCATCACTGATAACGCTTACAGGAACATGATGCAag aGCGTGAGGACCAGTCAATTCTGTGCAC AGGTGAGTCTGGTGCAGGGAAGACGGAGAACACGAAGAAGGTGATCCAGTATCTGGCGGTGGTGGCTTCCTCTCACAAGGGCAGCAAGAAGGacactggagct GATGCACCAACAACACTAGTCAAGGTATGA